A stretch of Cytophagales bacterium DNA encodes these proteins:
- a CDS encoding CRTAC1 family protein, giving the protein MVSRIKPKYIFLCLTLLIPALVAVLPEKATPKPMTWVLDYELAAGTQPMVELLAMINAWVAEQEVIRKSPSWKRQLANFFYESKASKMLTGVYNLQAGNTEKAVNTLSEISHLNWNTESSDAQLMRKINEWMAMSYLRQGEEQNCILDHNGASCVMPIQGTGIYELKAPTLKALEIYHFLLSLYPDNYRYRWLMNLAYQTLGEYPENVPQQWLINPKAFEDLDSLDNFRNIAPMLGVDHNSLAGGACLEDFDNDGYLDMMVSGRKQTQLTFYKNDGKGGFENHTEDAGLTGLTGGFNLFQADYNNDGYTDLFVARGAWLHNHGLTPNSLLKNNGDGTFSDVTVEAGVLSFKPTLNVVWADFNNDGWLDLFAGNETRGDKGDYSSEFYLNNQDGSFKEVSQEAGLGITTFVKGLAAADYNNDGWTDLFLSNKAGKNYLYKNLGPDQKGQLSFEDVAAQAGVANTDASFTSWFWDYDNDGDQDLYVSVYGPRDSNSVERVAKSYDGEKINSVWPAIFRNNGDGTFTNKAEELGMTFPLFTMGANYADFNNDGYLDIYLGTGEPNYMGIYPNRMFYSDYGEYFTDVTSEKGVGHIQKGHGVAIGDIDNDGDQDILAQMGGMLYGDTFQNALFQNPGEGDNNWINLRLEGVNANRSAIGTQVRISYSYEGKRKDIYRTISSGGSFGANSLQLEVGVGKATHIDSVQVKWQGSNEWQFFDGLAVNRTYALKEGGEFLISPSGQQPVPELNGQSLPTHEH; this is encoded by the coding sequence ATGGTCTCCCGTATTAAGCCTAAGTACATCTTTCTTTGCCTAACACTATTGATCCCGGCACTTGTAGCTGTGTTGCCCGAAAAAGCAACCCCAAAGCCAATGACTTGGGTGCTGGACTATGAACTAGCCGCCGGAACACAACCTATGGTGGAGCTACTGGCAATGATCAACGCCTGGGTAGCAGAACAGGAAGTCATCAGAAAAAGTCCATCATGGAAACGGCAGTTAGCTAATTTCTTTTACGAATCTAAGGCCAGCAAAATGCTGACTGGCGTCTATAATCTCCAGGCTGGTAATACTGAAAAAGCCGTCAACACACTTTCAGAAATATCTCATCTGAACTGGAATACTGAATCCAGCGATGCACAATTGATGAGAAAAATCAATGAGTGGATGGCGATGAGCTACCTGAGGCAAGGCGAAGAACAAAACTGCATACTCGATCATAATGGCGCGTCTTGTGTAATGCCCATACAGGGCACCGGAATTTATGAATTAAAAGCACCTACATTGAAAGCGCTGGAAATCTATCACTTCCTGCTTTCCTTGTATCCGGATAACTATCGGTATCGTTGGTTGATGAATCTTGCTTACCAAACGCTTGGAGAATACCCCGAAAACGTACCGCAACAATGGCTCATCAACCCAAAAGCATTTGAAGATCTTGACTCGCTGGACAACTTTAGAAATATTGCTCCAATGCTGGGGGTAGATCATAATAGTTTGGCTGGCGGGGCTTGTTTAGAAGACTTTGATAATGATGGTTATCTGGACATGATGGTTTCCGGTAGGAAGCAAACGCAACTTACTTTTTATAAAAACGATGGAAAAGGTGGTTTTGAAAATCATACGGAAGATGCAGGGCTAACCGGTTTGACAGGAGGATTCAACCTCTTTCAGGCAGATTATAACAACGATGGCTATACTGACCTTTTCGTAGCACGGGGAGCTTGGCTCCACAATCATGGCCTTACACCCAATTCACTTTTGAAAAACAATGGAGATGGCACATTCAGTGATGTTACTGTAGAGGCTGGTGTGCTGAGCTTTAAACCAACACTTAATGTGGTTTGGGCCGATTTCAACAATGACGGTTGGTTAGATCTATTTGCAGGAAACGAGACTCGCGGGGACAAAGGAGATTATAGCAGTGAATTTTACCTCAACAATCAGGATGGTTCTTTCAAAGAAGTTTCACAGGAAGCAGGGTTGGGTATTACCACATTTGTAAAAGGCCTTGCTGCTGCTGATTACAATAACGATGGCTGGACAGATCTCTTCCTTTCCAATAAGGCGGGCAAAAACTATCTATATAAAAATCTGGGGCCTGATCAAAAGGGCCAGCTGTCGTTCGAAGATGTCGCTGCTCAGGCCGGAGTGGCTAACACAGATGCCAGTTTTACTTCCTGGTTTTGGGACTATGATAATGATGGAGATCAGGATTTATATGTTTCGGTCTACGGACCAAGAGACTCCAACTCAGTGGAAAGGGTAGCAAAATCGTACGATGGGGAAAAAATAAACTCCGTATGGCCGGCAATCTTCCGGAATAATGGTGATGGTACCTTTACGAATAAGGCGGAGGAACTAGGCATGACATTCCCACTTTTTACCATGGGAGCCAATTATGCCGACTTCAACAATGACGGGTACCTGGATATTTATTTAGGAACAGGAGAACCTAACTATATGGGCATTTATCCTAACCGTATGTTTTACAGTGATTATGGTGAATATTTTACAGATGTAACTTCGGAAAAGGGAGTAGGTCACATTCAAAAAGGACATGGTGTTGCAATCGGCGATATTGACAATGATGGAGATCAGGATATTCTGGCTCAAATGGGTGGTATGCTTTATGGAGACACTTTCCAAAATGCACTTTTTCAAAATCCGGGTGAGGGCGATAATAATTGGATCAATCTCAGGTTGGAAGGAGTTAATGCCAATAGAAGTGCGATTGGGACACAGGTTAGAATTTCTTATAGTTACGAAGGGAAGCGCAAGGATATTTATAGAACAATTTCGTCCGGGGGCAGCTTTGGAGCCAATTCTCTGCAACTGGAAGTTGGAGTAGGTAAAGCCACGCACATCGATAGTGTCCAGGTAAAATGGCAGGGCTCAAATGAATGGCAATTCTTCGACGGCCTTGCGGTAAATAGGACATATGCTTTAAAAGAGGGAGGAGAATTCCTAATTTCACCCTCTGGTCAGCAACCTGTACCAGAACTTAACGGACAAAGTCTACCGACCCATGAACACTAA
- a CDS encoding permease, which translates to MKFLLIGLYIGVLAYFFWTSSRYPALNEKAIMEGATSTLGIGFDEVFLIDADMVWYEEIWFNTLNWMYTNKQGMTFGVLFATGLMMVFSLIRNKTLENQFLQAGFGMLLGAPLGVCVNCAAPIAQGMRKGGASVATSLATMVSSPTLNVVVLSMLFSLFPWYMVAVRLFLTIVFILLLIPLIGKYVGSSVVVKHSDLSKLDVNQTSTALPFFDDIIPKYGEGFWGTVYWFVVKWLKSFWYILKMTVPLMLLAGLLERREAGELTPCSCHFS; encoded by the coding sequence TTGAAATTCTTGCTAATTGGCCTATACATTGGTGTTTTAGCTTATTTTTTCTGGACATCTTCCCGCTATCCGGCGTTGAATGAAAAGGCCATTATGGAAGGAGCAACATCAACATTAGGTATCGGATTTGATGAAGTATTCCTCATAGATGCCGATATGGTTTGGTATGAAGAAATCTGGTTCAATACCCTGAACTGGATGTATACCAATAAGCAAGGGATGACCTTCGGGGTACTTTTTGCCACAGGGCTGATGATGGTATTTTCCTTAATTAGGAACAAGACACTTGAAAACCAATTTCTACAGGCAGGTTTTGGTATGTTGTTGGGAGCTCCCTTGGGGGTTTGTGTGAATTGTGCAGCCCCAATTGCACAAGGCATGAGGAAAGGCGGTGCCAGCGTAGCAACTTCCCTTGCGACTATGGTGAGTTCTCCTACATTGAATGTAGTCGTGTTGAGTATGCTGTTTTCCCTGTTTCCATGGTATATGGTAGCGGTAAGACTGTTTTTAACCATCGTCTTTATTCTACTGCTGATCCCTTTGATTGGGAAATATGTTGGCAGTAGTGTAGTAGTAAAACATTCGGACTTGTCTAAATTGGACGTTAATCAAACCTCCACCGCTTTACCCTTTTTTGACGACATTATTCCAAAATATGGCGAAGGCTTTTGGGGAACGGTATACTGGTTTGTGGTGAAGTGGTTGAAGAGCTTTTGGTATATCCTCAAAATGACGGTTCCATTAATGTTACTGGCAGGTCTTCTGGAAAGGAGAGAGGCAGGAGAGCTCACTCCGTGCTCCTGCCACTTTTCCTGA
- a CDS encoding sulfotransferase domain-containing protein has product MRKALRKTANEKEIYVYSYPKSGRTWLRLILDTLNEKEVSIAYVHGDAVPKKGKHFKDMTFNTKLRDRKVIFLLRDPRDTVVSAYYDALHRDKIFDKELAQFVRHPRFGIEKVLRFHQICYENQSLVDQSILITYEALRADTIGEMRKILRLLDWQVSDQKLHEAIADSSFQNMRKMEETGDIKRTYAYALSPGNPQNPNSFKVRKGHVGGYKEELSEEDIQFCNNMMKVKPNPFYQL; this is encoded by the coding sequence TTGCGGAAAGCACTTCGGAAAACCGCAAATGAGAAGGAAATATATGTCTACTCTTATCCGAAATCAGGTAGAACCTGGTTAAGGTTGATATTGGACACACTCAATGAAAAGGAGGTGTCCATTGCCTATGTACATGGGGATGCTGTCCCTAAAAAAGGGAAGCATTTTAAGGATATGACCTTCAACACCAAACTAAGAGATCGCAAGGTTATCTTTCTTTTACGAGATCCCAGGGATACGGTAGTTTCCGCGTATTACGATGCATTGCACCGTGATAAAATCTTCGATAAGGAGCTTGCCCAATTCGTAAGACACCCACGTTTTGGTATTGAGAAGGTACTTAGGTTCCATCAAATATGTTACGAAAACCAATCTTTGGTAGATCAGAGTATCCTGATTACCTATGAGGCTTTGAGAGCAGATACGATCGGAGAAATGCGCAAAATTCTACGACTTTTGGACTGGCAAGTATCTGATCAAAAATTACACGAAGCTATTGCCGACAGTTCCTTTCAAAATATGAGAAAAATGGAAGAAACTGGAGATATAAAACGAACCTATGCCTACGCACTTTCTCCGGGAAATCCGCAAAACCCGAATTCTTTCAAAGTGCGAAAAGGTCATGTTGGGGGATATAAAGAAGAACTCAGCGAAGAGGATATCCAATTTTGCAATAACATGATGAAAGTAAAACCAAACCCCTTTTATCAACTTTAA
- a CDS encoding MBOAT family O-acyltransferase, which yields MLFDSFDFAIFLPLVFMGYWLLSRKDIRIQNLFILAASYVFYGWWDERFLALIAISTLVDFWVGRSLYTVSSSKKRKTLLWTSIGVNLGLLFFFKYSNFFIESFTDTFTFFGYAIGWSGLDIVLPVGISFYTFQTMSYTIDIYRGKITPTKDLIAFSAFVSFFPQLVAGPIERATNLLPQFYKKRKFTESQAVDGLRQILWGLFKKMVIADNCAVFVNQVFDNYADYSGSTLLLASCFFFIQVYGDFSGYSDIAIGTGKLFGFSLTRNFAFPFFATQITEFWQRWHISLTTWCRDYIYIPLGGNRKGKWRQFFNTVATFSIMGLWHGAQWTYVIWGVLNALYFFPSMFLYKTISRFTPKIIQQTALSNVLGMINVFLAVAISLVFFRSPDLKSALLYFQGIFSSSLLDIPQLPETEVLGLLTAFFVVEWLQRNKQHTLEFDKGQQSTLLRWGAYLLIAFLINWYGYIPKEFIYFQF from the coding sequence ATGCTCTTTGACTCCTTCGATTTTGCGATTTTTTTGCCCCTGGTTTTCATGGGTTACTGGCTACTGTCCAGGAAGGACATACGCATCCAGAATTTATTTATTCTTGCTGCCAGCTATGTCTTTTATGGTTGGTGGGACGAACGTTTCCTTGCCTTAATTGCTATCAGCACGTTAGTTGACTTTTGGGTAGGAAGAAGCCTTTACACTGTTTCCTCTTCTAAAAAGCGCAAGACACTCCTATGGACCAGTATTGGGGTAAACCTGGGACTCTTGTTTTTTTTCAAATACAGTAATTTCTTTATTGAGAGCTTTACTGACACCTTTACCTTCTTTGGCTACGCCATCGGCTGGAGCGGTTTGGATATTGTTTTACCTGTAGGCATCAGTTTCTATACCTTCCAGACGATGAGTTATACCATCGATATTTACAGAGGTAAAATAACGCCGACAAAAGACCTCATTGCTTTCTCCGCTTTTGTAAGTTTCTTTCCACAATTAGTAGCTGGCCCTATCGAGCGCGCAACCAACCTGCTTCCCCAGTTTTATAAAAAACGTAAGTTTACAGAAAGCCAGGCAGTCGATGGGTTGCGGCAAATCCTTTGGGGTCTATTCAAGAAAATGGTGATTGCCGATAATTGTGCAGTCTTTGTTAATCAGGTTTTTGACAACTATGCTGATTATTCGGGGAGCACGCTCCTGTTGGCCAGTTGTTTTTTCTTTATACAAGTCTATGGAGACTTTTCAGGCTATTCAGATATCGCCATTGGTACGGGCAAATTATTCGGATTTTCTCTGACTAGAAATTTTGCCTTTCCCTTTTTTGCTACACAGATTACGGAGTTCTGGCAACGTTGGCACATTTCACTTACTACCTGGTGTCGTGACTACATTTACATACCACTGGGTGGAAACAGGAAAGGGAAGTGGAGGCAATTTTTTAACACGGTAGCGACCTTTTCCATCATGGGGCTATGGCATGGTGCTCAGTGGACTTATGTCATATGGGGAGTACTCAACGCGCTTTACTTCTTTCCCAGTATGTTCCTGTACAAAACGATAAGTCGTTTTACTCCAAAAATTATTCAACAAACTGCCTTGAGTAATGTTCTTGGTATGATCAACGTTTTTTTGGCTGTAGCTATTTCGTTGGTTTTCTTCCGGTCACCCGATCTCAAAAGCGCTCTGCTTTACTTCCAGGGTATATTTTCTAGTTCGCTCCTAGACATTCCTCAGCTTCCTGAAACTGAAGTGTTAGGTCTCCTAACTGCCTTCTTTGTGGTAGAATGGCTTCAACGTAATAAACAGCATACCCTTGAATTTGATAAAGGTCAACAATCCACACTTTTACGGTGGGGTGCTTATCTACTTATCGCTTTTCTGATCAATTGGTATGGTTACATTCCTAAGGAGTTTATTTATTTTCAATTTTGA